The segment TGTCATTCAAAGGCCACAGcccaggtcagaggtcaggggtgAGTTTGAGGGGGTGGTTAGCCTGGTTGCCAAGGAGTGATCAACCAAAGAGGCAAAGCCACTGGTGCTCATTGGCCTGTGCAAACAGCAGATCTGCCAGCCTGGCCGTGACTCTGTCAGGCCTGAGAGCAGAGAAGGTCAAGCAGATAGATTTTTCACGTTGATGACAAAAAAGGTTGCTATAGTGGAAGGAAGTTCGTTGTGAGAAATTCTGGCATTGTTCACCCATAATTAATAGAGTTATCTGTCACATGGTGTAAAGGATTGTGAtattaaatacaaaatcaaaCCAGAAGTTCACTTACACGGCCGAAAGCCAAGGTCGTCTAAGGTTCATCTTCTTATTAAAAAATAGTCATTCCTGCAGACCTCCAATCATCATGGTGTGGTGACATCATGAGAAAGTTGTCCCCCAGTTGACAAGGCCTGCTGTTGCCATGGGGCTCCTAGAAATGGCACCAGGGATCCCAGTAAATGAAGGCTGTTGGGGGGGGTGGACGGGGGTGGACGTGAAGGCAAGTAGATAAAAGTGCCATTTTCGGTGTGTTTGCTTGACGTCTTCTGAGCCAAATTCTGCTCCATTACTGGGCACTGCTGAGCGTTTCCCTCCCTGTTCAGGGGATTGCACCCCACCCCCCTTCTCTGGAGGATATTGGTATGTTTGCTGAACGAAGAGGGCACCCCAACGTGGCCTCTGGGAGCCGTGTGAGCCGACACTGGCTGCACACATTCACTCATTGAGAAAAGAAGACGATGcatgacaaaaagaagaaggagacagCCTTGTCAGAGCAGACTGCAGCAAATCACCattcacaaacagaaataattaaacataATACAGACATTAGTGAAGAGACAGAAATCTACATGATAAAGCTTTACAATGCTGGCTTTTATATCACACGCAGGAGCTCTGTAATTAATATCCAAACTATTTCTACTGTATATTTTTGACTGGAAGTGATCCCAGAAAGTCTTTGGCAACGTGAACAACATTGTCCTGACAGGCTACCATCAGCCAAAACTAAGAAACACTGAACTTAAAACCATTCAGACCAGACCAGTCAGTCTGGTCTATTGCATGCACACTAACCGTTTTCTCAGTGTGCACGCAGTTCTGCTGATTCGCTTTGATACCTGATATTGAAATGTGCGTACAATGTGACCCCAAAATCACTTTCTGCTCGAGGACACCAAACACTCTAGCCCTTAATACTGCCATGCTGCTGGGCTGCAAAGCATTTGGTGACTGGGGAAGCCGTGTTTCAGCTGGGACTTATAAGCATTCTGGGAGAGGGCTTATCAACTTGGTGATCCTTTCTTTCTGATGTAGGCGTCCCGTTATCATCaatctaaataaatatgtatatcaGTTTTGCTGCATTTATTGACAGTCCCATGAGGATAAAAATCATTCGGGGTATGAAATTTTATGAATTTGGTTGATTATACCAGCAAAACATTGTGATGGTAACATTTCCCCTCCTGGGCATTGTAGCATGCGGATGTTATACGATGACAATAAACAAGATAAACAGGGATGTCTTTCTGATTCTATGTGAATTGAGTAATTGAACCAGAAAAAAACTGGATTAAGTATAAATGACTGTGTAACCTCTTTCTGCTGTGGAGATGCGATTCGCAAACACAAGGCCAGTGGACTCCTGCAATCCTGAACACGAGAGTTGTTGcataaaacaaatgagaaagTGGGCGATATCCTCTTATTGTCGGggtgaaacattttcatcttaTCTTGAGCATGTGAGGGCAGCAGTGTGTGAGGCTGGGGGTGTTaggactgcagctgcagagagagtTATGGCTCAGTGTGGGTGGCAGCTATCTCTCTGCTGGGgtggtgtgtttatgtgtgctgAGATCGGAGCCACGCGCACGCTGAAGGCATACACACTTtgacacaagcacatacacacacacacagaaaaaccacAGAGACTCCATTGATTCCAGCTAATcaaggcagcagcagtgggggAGGCCGGACACGAGTGTAtgcgcgtgtgtatgtgtgtgtgtgtgtgtgtgtgtgtgtgtgaagtcaaCACATTCCCCACATTCCTGCACTTCCCAGAGAGGCATAAAGTCGCAGCCACTACACTGAGCTCACTGGGCTCTTCTCTCTCCGCTGGGGTCCTCCTGCCCTTCTTTCTGCCAAGTGACTGTGCACTTTGCCGTAACTGcaattttctccctctttctcttttttcattccACCCACCGGATGACCATGCAGTGACTTCTGAGTGAATCGCAGCTAAGACAAAGACTCCACATATTCACGTCTGGTTCAGACTGGTCCTTCCCGACTGGATTTTCAACTAACTCTGACCTCGCCCAAATTGCAACTGACTTTATGTACATGCACAATAGAAAACAATTGAATGAGCTGCGCCCAGTGGCAACGGCTGAAATGTCATTAATGATTAAGATGCGATatcctctttcatttcttttaaaattgtcattttaatttggatttattttacttatcAAGCACAATAGAGCAAAAGGTTTGTATCAGTAATAGCCTGTGCAAAAAGCAGATAAATATGACAGGAACACaaacgtttttttttatcattgatCTGCCTTTCATAGTTTCCAAGAAGAGTTAAGCTCAAATGCCCTAGCTTTGTGAGATCAGCTCAAACTTTCAAGATTTTCAATTTATTATCTTATAGAAGCAGTAAATTCTCATGTTTGTAAAGCTGGAAGTGAAAAGAGCTGAAGACTAAATTTCTGCTGcttaattaattgattatttgACCAATTGTTGCAGCTTTAGTGAAAATGAAGTTGCACCAGAGCTTTAAGATGAATGAAGTGAAGTGAGCTATCAACACTTCAGGGTGCAGAGTTTACTGACTGGATCAGATGGACTACATCCAAGCCCATCAACACTTCTGCTCAGGAGTCACCTTAAGACTTTGGACCTCTGTCACCAGCTGCTGTTGGTCACATGATCCatgtggaggaaggagagcaggaggTGTGACTATGAGGACAGCTGGACCAAGGAAAACACGCCAGTCAACTaaccctcttcctcctccttgtctTCCTCTCAGGCTCCTGGTCTTAAAGCCAGAGAGAAGGTTCACAGTACGGAATCGTTTCCATAGAAACTCTGTTTGCATTTCCCAGTGAGCAATTCAGGGACCGCTGTCTTTCAGCTGGAATTCAGATATTCAATTCAATGCGAGGAGCTGTCTGGAAAAGTGACGGCCTATGTGGGGGCAAGTTATTGAAAGATGTTCTAGGTGCGTTTCCATTGaagttaaaagtgaaaaaggaaaaaagagccTCGGCCATGTCATCTTAACAAGCTTGGCTTTGCAGGCTGCATCCTCTGTTGTGGTAGCCCAGCCATGGTTTCCAATAATCTGACTGGttccttgtgttttatttgaggtgatgaaaatgaaaagctttcatttaaaaGGGCAGCTCAAGCAGTATTGTGCCTGCCAATCAAAACTTGGAGTGTGGTTGGAGAGGGCTGCTTGCTGCAGCGGGCCCAGTCACAGGGCTGTATTCAGGTCTGTCTACAGTCCTCTCTCTCATACCAGACTGCTGCACCGGAACAAAGAGGCCTTTCACATTGACCTTGACACACAGCCACCCCCATCACCACAGGAACCAGTGCAGAGGAATCCACCCCAATGTTGATATGAATCTCTCTGTACCGCTGGCAGAGCCCCGGGCCAAGGCTGAAGACGATAATGGACATCATATGATGGCATCTTGTTTTGCAACAAGGAAATAGGCACCAGAGTTAATATTAAATATCTTTAATTGTCAAAGTAATGTTTTATATAATTGAATATAGTTTTAATTAGATCTGCGTTAGTTTCTGTAAAAAGCACAAGTCACATTTCCTGAGAAATGAGGCTGATATGGGCATTTAATCAGACCAATATTTCCAAATTCCAAAATAATTCGTTGAAAATATTGTGAACCTCAAAGCAGCAAATCCTCACATTAGAAAAATCAGCTAAtattttggcttcttttttccCTAACAAATGAAATActtgaatttaaattttctgATCTCTTAACGATGACCccttattaaaaataaagactaTCATGCTCTGCATTGTCAAAATCCATAAACCATCTGTCAGTCATAATTTAGTGGCTATTGCCTGTTATTACATGTGGCCTTTGTctagatgtaaacaatacaaAGGTGAACACAGTTTCATGGaataaaagcttttattctcaacaacagaaagattttgcttttttttttggtttgttttttttttttaacaactgaaCAGCCTGAAGAGCTCGTGAACTCAGGCATGAAATTGCAAATAggttttttaaacaaaataaaaatagcagGCTTTTCACTTTATACATTTCTGTTATAAGAAATAACTTCAGAACTGTACATCAAGCTTTTTACAAAGCACACGGCTTCAAAATATACAAtgttcattcacattttatacacatAAAGACCAAATGGCGTCTGCTACATTTAAAACCTGGGGAATTCATTGTTTGTTGGACAAAGCAGTCAAGACACATTCCACTTTGCATCAAGTTCACCTttgagaacagagtccagttAATGTGCTGCTTACTAACATCCAGGAGCTTCATTCATTGTCTCCAAAGAGTCCTGACACATGAAGAGAGGAGATCAGCACTGCCACTGAGTCAGGCGGTCAgtttttttattcctctgcaTGAACATTTGGCTCAGCTCATGTCCCCACCCACTCAGGACTAGTCCTTATTTCCAAGTGTGGGCAGGTATCCCGCTCAGTCTGTGTCCACGTGGCAAGGGTTGGTCCCCTGCAGCTGTGCCTCATGATACGACCGCAGGAAGTCTTTGTAGCGTGGAGCGCAGCCCATCCAAGCCTCGCCAAACCTCACTGTCCCAGTGAAGAGGAACTCGCCCTCACCAGACCTCACCCCACACTGCCGGGGCATCTTGATGTGGCCAGTCCAGGCCCGTACCCTCACGCCACCAGATACAAACACCTGGGTCTTCTGTCTATAGAGGTGGCTGATCTGCACAGTGACAGATGagtgctcctcctcctgctccacttTCTTAATGCTGCCTCGtgccactggaaaaaaaacaaaacaaaaaaaattatataaaataaaaataaacaaagaggaagacaaaattTAGATGCTGGCATTAGCTTAATTTCCTGCTCATGCACAGGATGGTGTTTTCATTGGACATTTCTGTGCTGGTAGCACATCATTCTTTAAAACATCAGTTACTCACCAAAATCGTTGGTGCAGACTGCTAGAAGCATCTCAGCATTGCTGCAGGGCTGACAGGGTGCTAAGTGGAAATAAACAGAGTGGGTGGATGAGtttgacaaacagaaacaggaaaagtctATGACTTCTTCAGTAGTCCGGATGTTGCAGCATGATAAAAATCTTGACTGTGGGCACAGAGTTTTACGTTTGAGGACCacttacaaaaacacacaactgtggtCATTCCAGCCATGGAGGGACATGTGATCccacaaattattatttatttacaaaagaCATTAGCCCAGGACTCTGCCATTCTACCATGAGCTGTCCTGTGTTTTGCACCAGAGCTGGATATGATTCTGATGGCGAAAAAAAGAGGTTaattattgtttattaaaaGACACGCTGACGTGTGTATGTGCTCGAGTGCTTTTAATGCTGAGAGCAACTGTTCCATAAGCTTCCCCACCACAACACGAACCTCTCGACACTCCATGACAAACAAGGACCAGATGAGAAGGAttaaagagagcagagagacgTGGAGAAGCTCCATGCCTGACCTGTGCTCTGTTAGCGCTTGAGCTGGCCTGCTGGGACTGAAACTGCCTGCACAACCACACAAGTGCAACATCAAATAGTTTTTGTAACTATCCTGAAAAAGGGGCAGATACCAGCAAAGTGAGGGAGGCCATGAGACGACAGACAACtggaggttaaaaaaataatgccTCTACCCAGTAGCCCCAGGGTAGATTTCACCTTTAATTGGAGGCTATGGAGCAGTAACTCCGGCCTGCCCTCCACAAGTGTTTTATGGCAGGAGAAAGGGCTTTAAATGAGAGCAGTCAAGTAAATGATTAGTTGACTCAGGTGGTCCTGTGGCTAGCCTCACTAGAATGCCTTTATTGGCCCTAAACCTGCTGTGGTTTTCCTGAGCAGCAGAGTGGCACACAGGGCCAAAGGGAGTGGTGTCAAGTCAGCAGTGGGTGTGAATTAGAGCAGACTGAGTGACATGATTAGCAAAGGGGGATTACATTGGAAACCACCTTAATATACACATCTGGTCTTGAAGCTGATCAAAACAAAGATTCAGCTAGTTTAGAGGAAAGATCCGGAGACCATGACTCTGAATTACAATGAAGAATACTTCTTGCTTAAGTAGAAATTTGTGCCCTCTGTCATCCTTAGGTGCTGAACCGGGACTTATTTTTAGCTGACTTTCCCGGAGTAGCGCATATAGGGGTGAGGGGTGAGTATGTCTTAGGTCAGCTAGTGTAGCAACATGAGGCATGGCTGCAGCACTAGCAAGATCAGAGATCAATCAGCCCCAAGCTCGGGAAGCTTAAGAACAGCTGGAGAGGCGGGAGACTTCAGAGAGGCCGACCTCACCCAGAGCCCGTAGCAGAGTGTAAAAGGCACTTTGAAGTAAGCCTGCGTGCTGCCACCATAGCATCAGACAGAGCAGCGAGCCGAGGCACTAAACCCAGGGGTGTTTTTTTCCCTGCCCTACAAAAGGCGAGCCGAGCGGGGCTCACATGTCAGACATGAAACAGAACCACAGGAATGGGCTGAGAGCCGAGTCAGCATCTCTCTCTGGCCCGTGCACATGCAGCACCACTCTGATCAGAACCACTTCACAAAGGGCAGAGAGGGATAAGGGATGGGAGGAGCAGCGGAGGGGGCACAAAGTGTGCCTGAAACATCTGGGCCTGGAAGCATTCTGCTGTAATGGAGCACAACTTGCTAATACCACTCAGCACTGACAGAAACCACATAAAACAGccaggaaagagaaagagaggggggatgTGTATAGAgaggaatgaaaggaaaaatactGGAATGGTAAATAGACAAGAAATTAAGAGGTAGGAAATagaaagagaggggaagaaaaggaggaataaTTTAAGTGAGCCGAAAGGGAGGTTGAGGGCGTGATGGCAAGTAAAGAAGgagtgggggggaaaaaaaaaaaaaaaaaaaaaaagaagcctaaGTTCCTCCCAACATCTGGCTGAAGATACATTCCAGCTTGATGGTGAGCAACTCAATCCCAGCACAACGGgtcagacagaagaagaaagggaggaacaaaaaagacaatgagAAGTGAAAGCGCAATCAATCCACCAGTTCGGGCCTCAGATGACACGAGACCACTGTCTTTGTGAATCATCCTGGTGCTATCTCAAGCCACATCAAATTAGCACATTATAGCTGGAGAGCAGAGTGGAGTGCACGAATGTGGTTGAAACAACTCCACGCAAACTACTCTGCATTTaaccctctctttctccctccctctctccctgttttgCCAGATAATGACGCAGGATGTGAACATGTGAACCCAGGGAGCCGTTAAAACAGATGTGAGCCTGATACAGCTCATATTTTTCACTttaggtggaaaaaaaaacacagttgctCGCACAGTCGCGCAGCTTGAAGCTGTGCAGGTTTGGCAGGTACGCAGCATGAAAACACATGGCTGTTTTTCCAGTGGAGACTTTCTGTTTGGTTGTGCCCCTCCACATACAAgtcatcaaaagaaaaaacaaaaaacaggccaTGCAGCATTTCTGAATGAAGCATGGATATTACACAAATttgactattaaaaaaaaaaaaaaaaaaaaaaaaaattccatcaAGACTTAAGAGTTTGATGTATTGATAATTAGTGACAAGAGATCTACTTTTCCCAAAGCAGAAATACACTTCTGCTTCAGAGTTAACAGTGTTTTAGAACAAATCTTAAGTTTCCTACTAATAAAGTCACACTTAATAAAAGTTTCCACCAGTAGATGGCTGCAATTCCTCCACAGCACACATGCCACAAAGGACTGAACATACAGGAACCTAGATCTCCAGGCAATCTATCATCAGGAGGGAAGTGTCTTACCTCCAAGCAAGTTTGCTCCCAGCCTATCACTGACAAGCTCGTACTGGAACGCTGTGATCCGCCGGCTGATGTCCGTGCGTGGAACAGCCTCAATGAAGAGCGCCCCTTCCTGGATGCTGAAGCAGTGCACCTTGCCCTGAGCCTGGTCCTGCTCACGTAGCAGTAACCGCAGCTTGCCATTGCGGTCTAGGTAGATGTTGGTGCCGCTGGACTCCGTGGAGGGTTTAATGCAGACAGAGAGGCGAGTGGTAGCAGGGGAAACCGTATTTGGTCGGAGGTTCACAATGATGGCTCCCGTGGGGTAGAGCCACTCCAGAGACCCTTGGGAGCAGCGCAGGTACACCTGTTCCACGTCCCTGGTGTGGCCTTCGTGAGTCAGACCACtagcaaaaaaagaaacacaaagggaGTCAGCAAAAATCAACCatgtggcaataaaaaaaaacaaaacaacaaaaaaaaaaaaaactatggcAACCATAGCATTAAGAGATTATTCAGTCATCTAAAAATGATTTTCTGGTAATTTGTAGGCTGAATTAGCCGACCAAGGTGATGACCTCGGGCAGACTCAGAAGACATTAGACAACATTCCTTCTGAAGCATTATGGGCCGTCTGTGCACAAGACTGGCTGCATGACCAGTCACGAGCCAGAGCAGCCAAACTGACCTCAGCGCCAACACACACTCCCCATACCACATTGTTCCCCCCAGAGCTTTGGCAAAACGCACCACTGGCAGGCTGCCTTTGGGAAGAGTTTGGAAGCAGGAATGGATGAATGGAGGGACACAGGGGCTCCTGGgcagacaacagcagcaacagtagcTGGGCCCGCTGCATGCAAGTGCAAATGCAGGTCACGCACCGAACCTCCCCTTGCTTTCAAGACACCAAAGAGACTGGAAGAGACTTGTCCGGGCAGCACTTCGGACTGTGGCGCCAGCATGACCAAATGACTCCCTCCAGAACTTAATGCCTGGTCAGGGATTGAAAACTCTGGTCTGTCAGTCATTCTGTGGCAAAGCCAGAGGCAGGAAGCCATCAGCAGTCTACCAGCGTGTGCATGCCAAGCTAGTGGTTTGACTCAGGGGGAGAAACGCCCAGTTTCCTGAAAATGAGATGCTGAAATTCAAATTCGCCATAGATCTAAAGTAACCCACGGCACATGCTGAGCATATGCAGCTGAAGCCCCAGAACCAGGCTCTCCTCAGCACGCCTCTAATTAAGTCCTTTTCTAACTTCATCACTTCTGCATGCAATTAGAAGAGATTAGTCAAGAGCCTCACTAATGAACAACAGATTATTGGTTAGGAGCTCAAAGTACTGAATATGCCTACCCCTCCTGACTGgaggatgaaaaacaaaaccacactaTTTGAAGCACAGCCTCTTAAGTGCAAAACAGATTTCAGCAGATGTTGGATGGACTTTCCAGTATAAAGCTGGCTGAGCCCttagaaaaatgcattttttggaaaaaaaaaaacctttaccCAAAACAGTAGGCAGATCTTTCCAGatggcattttttgtttttttagatttgatttatttttaagcctgaGCCAAAAGTTCAAATTTAATGAACCACCAGTACTTCTCATCTGATCATCTTTCCAACTGACAGAGTAGAaatttattagtttatttttttggccaCATTTCATGAATCATCTGTCGTCTTTCTagagaaaataaagcaataaCTTCGGATTTGtcccaaaaagaaagaaagtaatttgTGAACCGAGGCCAATTTCTGTCCGCAGTTTCAGATCAACGCCGCATCTTGAGTTTCGGTCTCAGTCACTCTCGGGTCGCTCGCTGGTTGGAATTTATTTCCAATAAAAcgagaagaaaaaataaatacaataaaaaagaatgaataaagatttttatttggCACTTTGGATAAAGCTCACCTGCCCTTCCAGCTGCACTGGTCGCTGGAGTACTGTCCCGCAGACAGCcggcagagcagcagcagaggcggCAGCAGGGAGGCCAGCGCCGGGCCGAGCATGTTCATCTCTCCGCTCACTTCGCCGCCTCTTTTAGTCAACTTGTGTTCGAGTCCCCCGCCGTGTTTTCCAGCTACATGGCGTGTCCATGTGCCCCCGGGGTCTCCTCTCTCGCTTTCGGGAGTTTCGGTTGAATTCAGACACGTATCCGCTCCCGGTTTCACCTCCCGGTGTTGACGGTCCTCCGTGAAATGGGGAGTGAACTGAGCTTTAGCTCCGTCCCTGAAGTGCTCACTGCCCCTTCCACGTCACACCCATCAGCAGTGCTGCGTTCACATCCTCAG is part of the Echeneis naucrates chromosome 8, fEcheNa1.1, whole genome shotgun sequence genome and harbors:
- the metrnla gene encoding meteorin-like protein, which gives rise to MNMLGPALASLLPPLLLLCRLSAGQYSSDQCSWKGSGLTHEGHTRDVEQVYLRCSQGSLEWLYPTGAIIVNLRPNTVSPATTRLSVCIKPSTESSGTNIYLDRNGKLRLLLREQDQAQGKVHCFSIQEGALFIEAVPRTDISRRITAFQYELVSDRLGANLLGAPCQPCSNAEMLLAVCTNDFVARGSIKKVEQEEEHSSVTVQISHLYRQKTQVFVSGGVRVRAWTGHIKMPRQCGVRSGEGEFLFTGTVRFGEAWMGCAPRYKDFLRSYHEAQLQGTNPCHVDTD